The stretch of DNA AGGTATTACGACACCCTATCCCAATGGAGCTTTTTACATATTTCCAAGTTGTGAGCAGTTGATAGGGAAGAGAACGCAAAACGGGAGAATCATAAATGATGATAGTGATTTTGCGGATTATTTGCTTGAAGAAGCTTTGGTTGCAGTTGTTCCAGGTATCGCATTTGGAACCAAAAACTTCTTCAGAATTTCATATGCAACATCTGAAGAGCTGTTAAAAGAGGCCTGCGCCAGAATTAAACTTGCTTGCGATAAATTATCATAGTTATATACCTCTCGTAAATCAAGAGTTGGCAAATTTATAGACGACAGAGAACTTGGAAAAGAGCTAGGAATACAAGCGATGAGCATGAGGTGATTACATATGTACGCAAACGTTATGCGAAATCCGAAGTATTTTGAGGCCAAATTTCGAAGTTAGCGGGATATGCACCCATAGAATATACTAAGTTTTTTATCCAAGACTTTTGTTTTAATTTGCAAAGCATCTAATATCGAATGGAAAAGGTTATCATGCGAAAAATTATCTTCTTTTTTCAATGATAAGCAGTTTTTGTGTATTTTAAAGTCATCCAGATAGTTATCTGAAAGCCACATTATCATTGGCACATGTTTTTGATTTTTAGGGGCAATCATATAAGGCATTCCGTGTAAATATATCCCATTTTCTCCCAATGACTCGCCGTGATCTGAAACATATAACATAGCAGTGTTAACATCCTTTTTATCCTTTAAAAACGCGATCAACTTCGCCAAGAAGTAATCAGTGTATAAAATTGTATTATCATAACTATTCACTATAGACTCTGGGCTGCATTGTTGCAATTCTGTGGTCTTGCAGATTGGGGTAAATTGATAAAAGCTCTCCGGCGTCCTAATGTAATAAGCTGGCCCATGGCTTCCCTTCTGATGCAGTACCACAAATAAATCCTGCCCTTTGTTGTGGGAAATATAGTCCTCAAGAATCTCCAACATTGATTCATCGTAAATTTCTTTGTCATATTTGTTTCTTAACCATTTATCTGTATGTATTGTTGTGCTCCCATCGCATACTTCTTTACAGCCGCTATTATTATCGATCCATAGCACCTGAAAATCTGAACTTTTGATTAAATTTAATAGATTATCACTATGTTTTAGATTACCTTTAGTAAAGTTAGCCCTATCAAAAGATGAAAAAATACAAGGAACAGAAGCAGCGGTAGAAGTACCACAGGCAGACACGTTCTCATAATTGATTATATCCAGTGCCTTTAATTTTGGATTTGTTTCTCTTTTATACCCGTTTAATGAGAAATTTTCTGCTCTGGCTGTCTCTCCAACAACAAAAACAAATATACTAGGTCTCTTGTGGATGCTCCACCTTTTGTCTTTTACTGCCTCACTTGGAATAAAATCAATCGGTTTTTCTGCTGGATATATCAACTTTAAGTTCTGGTATATTGCATTAACAAAGTTATTCGGAATGATACGGTGGACAATATCTTTATGATTTCTAAATATCGAAGCGAAAGTTTTAAATTGAAAAAATATCAGCAGCAGCATCAAACCCGCACATACTATGACCCCAGATAAACATTTTAAAAAGGTCAACACCTTATTAGGATAAACGATATTTGAGCGGCAGACAAGAATCGTTGGTAATAAACCAGTGATGAAAAATATAAAAACTAGGTTTGATGTGAGCAATTCCCTGGACTCTTTAAAATCTGTTTCCAAAACATTCTCTACCATAAAAGAATCAACCACTATCCCGTACTTGAGCATGAAATATTGAGCCAAAGATGCTGTAAGTAATATCAGAATTACAATCGGCTTGTGAATGAACGGTATTGATATACAAGAAAATCCTATATAAAGAAAACATATCAGTACTAGCAAAAAAACAGCCAAAAAATACATTGGAAGAAAGCCGTCGCCCACGGGTGATAAATTCAGAAGGAATATAAATAACGGGATATTTAAAAAAACGGCCGTATACAATGCCATCAACAAATTAAACACCGGCAATTGGATGTTTAATTTAGTTAAAAATTTTTCTCTCATCGTTCGCTTAAGGAACCTATATTTTGTTGAGTTCAGATTCAGTAGTGTACATCATTTTCTTGGGCTTTTCCACGAAATATATAGTAACTACACCCTGTATAAACTAAAACCACGGGTAAAATTAAGGCAACACCTATAAGCATAAAAGACATAGACTCAGGGGAAGCAGCTGCTTCCCAAATTGTGATTTTCCTTGGCACAGCCCACGGCCATAAAGAAACCCCAAAGCCAAAAAATCCAAGACAAAACAGCAATATTGTCAATAAAAATGGACTTAGCTCACCATTCTCAACTACTGCCTTATATAAAAAATAGCTTACCACCACAGCCATCACAGGCGCCGGCAATAAATAAAATATATTAGACACCTTAAACCAAGTATTATATATATCTTGATCAATAAAAAGTATCCACAAACTTACAATCCCCAGTAATATAGGCAGGCACCGTCAAGTTAATGGAGGTAAGGGCGTGACAGGGCACCGTCAAGTTAAAAAAGTTGAGGTGCAAAAGGTATTGAGAGAAGAGGGAAAAAATAGTAAATTGGAGCAAAATAAAAAATAATAGAAAAACAATGGAAGAAAGAGCGAGCAGATACAGATATCCAATGGTGATAATAGGACATGCAGTTTGGTTGTACCACAGATTTAATTTGAGTTATAGAGACGTAGCAGAAGAGTTGTTATAAAGGGGTATAGAAGTAAGCCATGAAACGATAAGAGCATGGTGTATTAAATTTGGAAAAAGGTTTTTAGATATAATCAAGAAGAAGTAGAGGAAAGCAAAGGATAAATGGCATTTGGATGAGATGAGCATTAAAATTAACGGTAAATATTTTATTTTGTGGAGAGCTGTAGATGAAGATGGATATGAGATAGATGTCTTCCTACAGACCAGACGTAATAAAAAGTCTGCGATAAGGTTTTTATCAAGATTATTACAATCAAATCCAGTACCCAGAGTAATCGTGACAGATAAATTAAAAAGCTATACCAAACCTATAAAAGAAATGTGCCCTAAAACAGAGCATAGGCGCCATAAAGGATTAAATAATAGGGTTGAAAATGCACACCAACCAACACGCAGGAAAGAGAAATGCCTAATAAAATTCAAATCTCCTTCTGGGGTACAGCAAACTCTTTCTTTGATGGGAAAAATAAGGAACATATTTTCAGTAGATGTGGGCAGGTATATTAACAGTTCTAGCAAGCAAAAAGAAATGTTTTTCGAAGCTAAATCTATTTGGGATCACGCCGCTCAATCCATAGCTGCTGCATAATTTTCAAAAAGATGCTCTGTCACGCCCTTACCTCCATTAACTTGACGGTGCCGGTCTGTTAGATGTCTATTGTAGGTCAATATGACATACAATAGTATAAAAGTAAAGAGTATATTTATGGGTCTGTTAGACTTACATTGGACCTACATCGTGGGTCTACCAACTTTTATCTAACTTCTCAGAAGTAATACTATGTTCAATAAAGCAATTTCTCATGTCAGCAATATTTGCCATTTCATAAATTATTTCTTCTATTTCACTATCTAAATTTTCTTCAGTAGTATATTTTATAGTCAATTTATAATCCCAAGAATCTTTACAAGGTTTTTCTAAATCATAGTAGCTATTTAAATAATCTTCTATTTCTTGTCTAACTCTTGTTTTTCCTCTAACAAACTTACTATTATTTTCAACCATCAGCCATAAATCAAGCTCAATAGATTTCTCTATATCTTTGGATATATCGTATGTTTTTAAAATCTTTTGAACAGTGCCAGTTCCTATATTTAACTTTTTTGCTATTTTTAATATAGCCATTCCGCCAGCTCTTAAACTTAATACGTCTTGTACCTTCTCTTCAAATATAATTGGTCTACCTAGTTGAGTACCACTATTTTTAGCTCTCTCTAATCCAGCTTTAACTCTTTCACTAATTATAGAACGCTCAAATTCACTAAATACACCTATCATCTGAAACATTGCTTTTCCAGATGAGGTTCTTGTATCTATGCCTTGTTGATGAAGATATAAATCTACACCTTTATCATCAAGGAGTTTAAGGAAACTAACCAAATCCTGTAATGATCTACCTAATCTACATACAGACCATGCAGCTACTATATCTATTTTATTTTGCAATATAGCTTTTTGTAGCTTTAAAAACTCAGGTCTATCTGATTTAGTACCACTTATCCCAGTATCTATATAATATTTATAAATATGCCAGCCAGATTTCTTAGCAACTTTATCTAACTCTAATCTTTGGTTATCAGTGGTTTGCTCATTTGTTGAAACCCTTAAATAAAATGCTACTTTCTTCATGTTATTTTATAAACAGAATCTCTTTTTCCAATTCTTATGACTAGTACTACAAGGTCATTATCTTTAATCTGTGATAAAATCCTATATTTGCCAACTCTGTATCTCCATATTTTAACTAAATCATTAGACTTTAATGCAATTCCATGAGCTCTAGGGTCTTGTTGTACTTTTTGTCGTAAATAGCCTATAATCCTTTTCTGCTCTTGTTTTTCTAGCTTACTAAAGTCTTTATCAGCCCCAGTAGTAAAATTAATCCGCCAAGTCATATTTTTTTTCAATCTCATCCAAAGATATAGTAGACTCTCCTTTTTCTATTCTAGCTAAAGCAATTAAAATATCAGCTTTCTCTTCTAAATAATTTTCTAAAGCCTTTTTTATAATATATCCTTTGTTACGATCTGTTTCAGAAGAAACAATATTAAGAATATGATTTAACTCTTCTGGAATCCTTGCAGTAATTGTAGCCATATAAATTTACAATAAATTATTTAATAAATATAACTTATGAATACAACGTATTCAATGTTATTTGTTATAAATGTAAGATTTATTATAACTGAAGCCTGTACAAAAAACAATGGTTTATTGTATGAAAATTTACCTATTCTGCAGAGCCCCTTTCCCCTTGATTATTTTCCTCATTTTCATTAGGGTTTTTTGTATGGTTGGCTAGCCATTTAATTTCCAATCCTTCATATTCTATTTGCTGCTTGACTTCATCTAAAGATAAAAACCAGTCATCATACATCATTTCTTCATTTGAATCTGGCCATTTTGTTCCATCATTTGGCCATGTAAATATATAATATCCCTTTCTACCGTCACTTGCGGCACTTTCAATCATAATTTCGCCATGAGGACTATATTCGCCCTTTGTTATTTTTCCTTTTACTCCTAATTTTATTTCTACCATATCACTTTATTATTATATGATTATTTGTTATTCTTTTTCCTACTTGATTGTACCTTTCTAAGTGAAAATGCCTTGGATAAGGTGGGTGATTACCTTCAATAGAGCCCCTATCAATCCTAAATTGTCTTAAACCATCAGCACTTCTGAATACACCTTTATCAATTTCTTTATACCCTTCACCAAGCCATTTCTCTCCTAATTCTAAAGCTTCAGATTCTGTAAATTTTTGTGAACTAGTAAATTTACCATCCTTATTATTTGTTTCTTTAATTGTTTCTTCGAATTTATTATCATCATTATTATCTCCTGGATCGAAGTCATCATCAGGATCAGGTGCTCCTGATGAGGCTACTGCTGTTCCTGGCTCTTGCTGAGTTTGCTGCTTATCTTTAGAAATATCATCATTGCTATCTTTGTAAGATTCTTCATTAAGCTTATCTGTTGTAATTTTAATTCCAAGCCAAGCTGCAGCTCCTATTGAAATTTCCAGAACAGCTTTTACGCATGCAGAACTTGTCGCACAGCTTCTTATTGCCTGACCAATTCCCATCGCCGCTAATGGCAATGCTGCTGGTCTAATCACTGGATTTTCTGACATATACTTCGATACTGCTGCATATGCTGTATCAATTGCGCCATTTCTATCTAATACCAAATTATTACTTTCTAAGTGATGTGCTAATCTAATAATTGATAATTTTTTATATATATCACCATTGAGTTCTGGATATTTTTCTAAAATTTTTTGATCTATTTCTGATAATTCATCTAGAGTATTTTTTCTTGCATATTTATTATTTGTAAATACTTGATCCTTGGGATTAAATTTAGTTTTCTCATCTTGTGTGATGCTTTCTTTATTTGGCAATATATTACCTAATGCTTCCCCAACCTCACCAACTGCATCCATAAAGCTAGTTGCAATATTCTCAAAGAACTTTCCAGATTTTAGATTTTCTATTGCCTTCTTCTTTGTTTCTTCATTTAAAGAGCTAAACTTAGCTCTTATTGTTTCTATTTTATAATTATAATCAAAGCTACTTGTCTTACTTACATCTCTATTTGCTTTTTCTATTTCACATACTTTATTAACTTCACTTTCTGTACATTTGACTTCTCCTTTTCCTATTGTCGCAAATGTATATCCATCCCCATCTCTTCCGCCAATCACAACTCCGTATTTACTTATCTTTCCATCGCTTCCTTTGTTTTCAGTTATATAATTAATACTTGCTCCAAGAGTATGCCCCTCATCACTATCGTATACATGCTTCACAAATAACTCTCCTACAGTAAGTATCAAATTACCCACATCTTTGTAATTCCCTTCTTCATCTACTTCAGCATTTGCTATCATTGCTCCATTTAACTCTAGCGCATGTGCTACTATTATATTTGTATCTTCTTGTCCAACTAACCTTGTTAACTTACTTACTACATTTCTCTTACCACTACTTACTTCAAATGATCCACCATAGTTCTTAGATACACTATTACCCCATCCTTTTGATAATCCAAAGCTCCTACCACTGCTTTCTTCTAGCTCTTTTACTGATTCCAATATTAAACTCTCAAAGCTTGCTTCAAGTGATTTTGCTTCTATAAATGTACCTTTGATATCCGCATGTCCCTTTACTTTTAACTCTAATCTATTTGTTACATATATTTCTGCATGAATAGGAACTATCTCGTCACTATTTAGCTTTCCTGTATTGCCACCTACATTTGAACCTACAGTTCCACTCATTCCAACTTGGATATTTATTCCACCGCCTTGTGATCTTCTATGTTCTTCGTTATTTGCTGTATTTGTAGTTAGCTTATTTGTATTAAAATATGCATCATATGCTTTGATCTGTGTTGATTTTAATCTCAACTCCTCACTTGTGCTTTCATATGTGCCTTCTTTTAATTTTCCATCTTCTTCTTTTCCTACTTCTATTGTTGTAAACTTAACTGTTCTTTTATCTAACTCATTACTGCTTTCTGAATAACTTGCAGATAACCATACTCCACCTTGGAATAATCCTCCACCTGCTGCTATACCCATTAATGTATTATATGCATCCCATGCTGCAAATGCTGTATTAATCGCTCCTTCTTTCCCACCTTGCCTAATACTTTTATCTACACTCTTACCACTTTCTATAAGTCCTGCTATACTATTTTGTATCCCTAACTTCAATCCTAAAAACCCTTCTACTTTCCTTTGGCTATGTGTCTTAGTATCATATACCACATCATGTATTTCTAGTTTAGATCTTGTTGTTAACTTTTCCTCTGCTTTTATATACGCTCCTTCTGTATAAATAGTTTCATCTGTATCTAGTGTTATAAAATGCCCTACTAAACTTGAGACCCTATGTATTGCTTCCGCACTCGTCTCTCTACTTTTACTCACCTTAATCCCAAGCCCTACACTTTGCTCTCTTGAATTTGATGTAAATGCAAAGCCTATTCCTTTTTTATCTACAGCCGCATAACTAAAATCTAATTCTGGTGCTGCCACTAACTTTATCCCTTTTGGTGCTTTTATTTCTATCGTCTCAGCCTCTACCTTACTTGCCAACTGTAACCATCCGCCACTTCCATAGCCTATAAATGTGGCACATTTTCCATCCATAGTTTTAACCACATTTTTCTCATCTTCTAACCCCTTACAGTCGTTATTAATTTGAATTATTGTAGGAACTATCTCCTCAGATACTGATTTGCCAACATATTTTTTGCTTCTTATTACATAATCACTTTCTCCCCACTCTTCTTTTAGCAGTATATTCTTACCAGGTAATAAGCTTATTAATCCAACAATATCATCTTTTCCAGTCTTAATCTCCATTGAGCTTGTTGTTATGATCGCTGCCCTTATTGCTGTATCTTCTAATGACCCAAATACTACTTTCTTAGCTGCACTTATAAAAGGTCTTATAATATTCGTAATGCTACTATATGAATATGTTTCACTACTAAACACGAACCAACTATCATCTTCATATCTCTCACTTATATACTTATTCGCAACTGCTTCTATTACATTCTTCCCAAGCTTTGCTTCTAACTCAAATTCTCCTTCTGTTTTAATTATTGGTGAGTATAAGTAATTTCCATTTTGACTTACTATCTTTATATCTCCACTTGCCATTATCCTAGCAAGTTCATATTCTAAACTCTCACTTCTACTATACCCATCACCCCATGAATAATATAATTTATTATATATTGCAGCTGGTATAACTATTACCTTATCTCCTGATTCTATTGCAATGGTATTAGCTTTTATCTCTCCACCTTTTACACCAATATTTCCTTTAGAATTTACTTTAAAGCTTCCACTCAAATCTACTGCTGGACTATTCATTGGCACATAGCTTACTTTATGCGAGTTACTACTATATTGTTCAATCACCTTCACAAGCATTTCCATTATAAAGCTACCTCTAGCCTCGACATTTAAACTACCACTTCCCTTAATTTGATTTAGCTGATAAATATTCCTTGCTTCTATAAATGTATCTCCTATTGAATCTATCAATCCACCATTAAATACATCTTCATCTATAATTAATGTTGTATCCTTAAGTGCTATCGTTGCACTACTATAACCATCCTTAAGTATCTCTTCTGTTACATACAATCTTAAAGACCATGCTTCAATTTCATTTATATTTTCTTTTACTGGCCACAGTATTGCATCCACAAGCTCACTTTGTTGCCATCTTGTTAATTCTATGCCTGGTATTAACCCTAAATCCCTTTTAGCTGTGACTGCATTCTTAAGCAATTGATCAAACTCTTCATCATCATTCTTCTTATGATTCCATATATATGCTTTACCTAACTTATCAAAGATTGCTCTTTTTAATACCTCATGTTCATAATCAGGGTCTGCTAGTATTTGTATAATATCACCTGTACTATATCCCAATTCCTTCAGTAAATAAGCAGTTCCTTTTTGTTTCATTCCTGGAAGCTCAAATATACTTTCAAATATGTAATTGGTTACTAATCCACCACTTGCAACTAACCCAGTCCCATCACCAGCAAGTGCACAACTATCTCCGCAAGACCCATCTCCTATTGCTAATTGATTTGGTGTATTTACTTTGTAAATCCCAGGATTATATTGCTCAAAGAAATATCTTAAAAATCTTGCTTCTTGACTGCTTTGACCACCAAAGTTAAATACATTATCCAATCTTATTTCATAACCTTCCTTCCTTAGACTATTCATCATATCAATTGCTGATAGCTTAAACTCTTCTATCTCCTGTGATTTTAAATCATATGGTACCAGTGCATTGCTATTATCCTTAAACTCATCAAGTAGTTTTGACAATTCACTTTTTGCTACTGCATAATTTGAAAGCCCTGCTACCCTAGCTCCTTCTACATCTGTAAATGCTACTGTTGAAGGATAGGTTTTATATATTGTGGTTCCTTTTCTTGTGTTATAAAAATTGTTATTTGTTTGCACATCTTCATTTATATATCTGATCGCTTCTTGACCTCTCAGAATTATTTCTAAAATTGGGTTTTTAAAGAATGCCTCAAATTGACTATTACTTCCTGTGGTTTGTATTATATTGTCATTAAAATATGCTTCCGTACTAGCTTTTATACATTTAAATTTTAAAATAAAATCTGATTGTCTACCCCTTTTTGTTAGATCATCCCCTATATTTCTTAGGTATTTCTCATTAGAGACTGGAACCATGTACTCGTCTCCAGGGTAATATTCCCAATAATAAAACATACTAATATTATGCTCTTCTATTACAAGACTTTTAGCTATGTTTTCTATACTAATTTTTGGGCTCTGTCGCATCTGTAATATGATGCAAAAACTTTCAAATTATTTGTATATTTTTCCATTAAGCAGTTAGTGAAAGAAATTTATCAAAGTCAGAATTATAATTGTCATTGTCAGCAAGTTGTCCTTTTTTAATCATGTGCAAGAGCTCTATTCCTGCAATAGTCCTGGCGGCACTTCTAAAGGATTTGAAACCAAGCATCGGTCTAGTTCGTTTCTTTACAAATCTGTGATCGCCTTCTATCCTATTGTTTAGATATTTGTTATGCCTAATTTCTATTTGGTCTTCTTTAGATAATGGCTTATTGATCGAATTCAAAGCAGAAGTATTAGAGCCACTTTTATCTATATTAACCTTTATAGGCTGGCCACTAGATTTAATTGCTTTCCTGAAAAACGCTTTAGCTGCCCTTTTATCTCTTTTTGCTCTTAGCATAAAATCTATGGTATCCCCGTATTTATCAACTGCTCTATACAAATAGACCCATTTACCTTTAACCTTGATATATGTCTCGTCCATTCTCCAGCTGCCGTTGACTGGCTTTTTTCTTTTTCTGAATCTTCCTTCAAGTATTGGCATAAACTTTACTACCCATCTTTGTAGAGTGGCGTGATCTATGTTGAGTCCTCTCAACCCGCCTATCTCTTCTATCTCTCTGTAACTTAAAGAATATCTTCCTTTCATATACAGCGATACCATAATGATTTCTGCGCCATATTCATGGTTCTTAAAATACTTCATTAATTTTGGGTCTACTTTAAACATTATTACCAGCAACTATTTCTTTCAGAATATCAAAAATTCTTATGTGTTTCAACAGATGCGACAGAACCCAGAATTTTCAAAAAGATGCTCTGTCACGCCCTTACCTCCATTAACTTGACGGTGCCGTAAAATTACATCCACACTCTTTGCATTTATACCTTTGCATACCCCTAATATTACCATTCTTAACGTATTTACTGCTACTGCATTTTTTACACTCTGTATTCATATTTCTATTTTCTTTGTTGCTCGCTATATTCATTTTAGCATCTTATCTATCTTATGGCAACACTCCCAAAAAATTGGCTTCAAAACATTTCTGCAGTATCTCATAACATCTGAGCGCTATTTGTACGTTTCTAATCCTAATCGTTCGTGTTCCTGGATTTTTTAAAGCTATCTGTCGTCCACACATTTGCCAATTCTTAATTTGACTTAAGTTGCACGACTTACGTTGACAGATAAATCAAACATCAAACTTTTTCAGAACATAACTCAGAATTCCATCATTCAGGAAATACTCCAGCTCCATATCTGTATCTATTCTTACAAGCAGATCAATCTCGTATACGGACTTCTTATCACGTTCTATTATACACTTTATAGCTCCTTTAGGCCGCACTTTATTGTATCCCAGTAAAGTGACTGATTCGCTCCCATTCAACTCAAATGTATCTAAAGAGGTGTTTACAAGTTGCAGAGGCAATACCCCCATGCCAACTAAATTTGACCGATGAATTCTTTCAAAACTTTCCGCTATCACTGCTTTGATGCCAAGTAACTTCGTACCTTTGGCTGCCCAATCTCTAGACGAACCTGTGCCGTACTCTTTGCCCGCAAAAACTACAAGTGGAACACCATCTTTTTTATAATCAACTGCGGCAGCATGAATTGTTGTTAAGGTGCCCGTGTTATTTTGATCATAGTACTTGGTATAGCCACCTTCCTTCCCACCCGCTATTTTATTTTTAATTCTGATATTGGCAAACGTTCCTCTGACCATCACCTCGTCGTTTCCCCTTCTCGAGCCAAATGAATTAAAGTTTTCTGGTAGTACTCCCTTATCAATTAGATACTCTCCCGCTGAGTGGTTTTTGGAAATGTTACCCGCAGGGCTGATATGATCAGTGGTAACACTATCTCCAAAAATTGCTAATATTCTTGCTTCTTTCAGGCTGTCTATGGCAGAGTTGCTTACCTCTGACTCTTTGAAAAAAGGAGGTTTCTTTATGTATGTGCTTTCATGCTGCCATGAGTAACATAACGTTTTATCAATTCTAATTCCCTCCCATTCTTTATCTCCCCTAAGTATATCTCTATACTTGGCAATATAAGTCTCTCTGTTTAGAACCTCATCAATCACCTCTTTTATTTCTTGATTAGATGGCCATATGTCTTTAAGGTACACCCCCTGACCGTTTTCATCAAATCCTAACGCTTCATTTAGAATATCAAAATCAATATACCCCACAAGAGCAAACGCAACGCAAAGAATTGGAGAGGCTAAATAGTTATCTTTTACCAGAGGGTGGATTCTGCCTTCAAAGTTTCTATTACCAGACAATATCGATGCAACAGACAAGCCTCTCTCTTTTATCTCCTCCTCTACTTCTTTCAATAACGGTCCAGAGTTTCCTATGCATGTTGTGCATCCGTAACCCACTAGGTAAAAACCAAGTTTTTCAAGATAATACATTAACCCTGATTTTTCTAAATATTGCGTTACCACTTTAGAACCTGGTGCTAACGATGTTTTTACCCATTTTTTAGTTCTAAGCCCACTTTCGTAAGCCTTTTTAGCAAGTAAACCAGCACCTATCAAGACATACGGATTAGAAGTGTTGGTACAACTGGTAATTGCAGAAATCACTATGTCACCATTTTGCAATTTATCATGTTTTTCTTTATCCCTAACTTTTTGTTTAAGCTCTGAAAGCTCAATTCTATCCTGAGGCCGTTTAGGGCCTGCTATGCATGGTTTGATACTACTTATGTCTAGTTCCAAATACTCATTATACCGGACTTGCTGTTCCAGGTTATCTTGCCAAATACCCTGTTCTTTTGCATAAGCTTCCACTAAGGCGATTTGCAATTTGTCTCTTCCTGTTAAATGTAGATATCTTATTACTTCCTGGTCAATTGGGAAATGCCCACAAGTTGCTCCATATTCTGGCGCCATGTTAGCGACTGTTGCTCGTTCAAATAGCGAAAGAGCTTCAACTCCTGGACCATAAAACTCCACAAATTTACCAACCACATTTTCTTTCCTCAAAATTTCGGTGATAGTCAGAACCAAATCTGTAGCTGTGACTCCTTGAGGCAGCTTCCCTGTTAGTTTAAACCCGACTACTTTTGGGATAAGTAGTGATACTGGCTGCCCTAACATGCATGCCTCCGCTTCTATCCCCCCAACTCCCCATCCAAGCACTGACAAACCGTTTATCATAGTTGTGTGACTATCAGTTCCAACTAATGTATCAAAAAAAGCTGTTTTGCACCCATTCACATCTCGGCTGGAAACAACATCTGCTAGATACTCTAGATTGACTTGATGGCAAATTCCTGTCCCTGGTGGAATGACCCGGAAGTTTTCAAACGACTCCTGACCCCATTTTAGGAACTGATACCTCTCATTA from Candidatus Bandiella woodruffii encodes:
- the acnA gene encoding aconitate hydratase AcnA, which translates into the protein MDSFKVKSELIVRGNTYRFFSLKKATHSLGMDLTKIPNVIKILLENLLRNVDERNVAPNSIKNLLNYADEQEPSREILFYPARVLMQDFTGVPAIVDLAAMRDALKDAGKDPGQIKPLIPTDLVIDHSVQVDKFGSTDSYAQNIELEMQRNNERYQFLKWGQESFENFRVIPPGTGICHQVNLEYLADVVSSRDVNGCKTAFFDTLVGTDSHTTMINGLSVLGWGVGGIEAEACMLGQPVSLLIPKVVGFKLTGKLPQGVTATDLVLTITEILRKENVVGKFVEFYGPGVEALSLFERATVANMAPEYGATCGHFPIDQEVIRYLHLTGRDKLQIALVEAYAKEQGIWQDNLEQQVRYNEYLELDISSIKPCIAGPKRPQDRIELSELKQKVRDKEKHDKLQNGDIVISAITSCTNTSNPYVLIGAGLLAKKAYESGLRTKKWVKTSLAPGSKVVTQYLEKSGLMYYLEKLGFYLVGYGCTTCIGNSGPLLKEVEEEIKERGLSVASILSGNRNFEGRIHPLVKDNYLASPILCVAFALVGYIDFDILNEALGFDENGQGVYLKDIWPSNQEIKEVIDEVLNRETYIAKYRDILRGDKEWEGIRIDKTLCYSWQHESTYIKKPPFFKESEVSNSAIDSLKEARILAIFGDSVTTDHISPAGNISKNHSAGEYLIDKGVLPENFNSFGSRRGNDEVMVRGTFANIRIKNKIAGGKEGGYTKYYDQNNTGTLTTIHAAAVDYKKDGVPLVVFAGKEYGTGSSRDWAAKGTKLLGIKAVIAESFERIHRSNLVGMGVLPLQLVNTSLDTFELNGSESVTLLGYNKVRPKGAIKCIIERDKKSVYEIDLLVRIDTDMELEYFLNDGILSYVLKKFDV